A genomic region of Streptococcus suis contains the following coding sequences:
- a CDS encoding aminotransferase, giving the protein MKLPRFGVEEWLNVHENSAIYDIAGVSISSLTLEELFALSGTNPEDFYEKLQGTKLNYGWIEGSPAFKKSVSQLYTGVKPEQILQTNGATGANLLVLYSLIEPGDHVISLYPTYQQLYDIPKSLGAEVDLWQIEEENGWLPDLEKLRQLIRPNTKMICINNANNPTGAVMDRTYLEELAEIAGEVGAYILSDEVYRSFSELDVPSIIEVYDKGIAVNSLSKTYSLPGIRIGWVAANLEVTDILRDYRDYTMICAGVFDDLVAQLALAHYQEILERNRRILEENLAILDQWIENEPLVSYIRPAVVSTSFVKIAVDMPMEDFCLQLLQEYGVLLVPGNRFERDGYVRLGFACEQETLIKGLEKLSQFLRRFDKEN; this is encoded by the coding sequence ATGAAATTACCACGTTTTGGCGTTGAGGAATGGCTGAATGTCCATGAAAATAGCGCGATTTATGATATAGCAGGGGTGTCCATTTCTTCATTGACTTTGGAGGAATTGTTTGCCTTGTCGGGCACTAATCCTGAGGATTTTTATGAGAAATTGCAGGGCACCAAGCTCAACTATGGCTGGATAGAAGGTTCGCCAGCATTTAAAAAATCGGTTAGTCAACTCTATACAGGCGTCAAGCCAGAACAAATTCTCCAGACCAACGGGGCAACAGGGGCCAACTTGTTAGTTCTTTATAGTTTGATTGAGCCAGGAGATCATGTCATTTCCCTTTATCCGACCTACCAACAACTCTACGATATTCCAAAGTCCTTGGGAGCAGAAGTGGATTTGTGGCAGATTGAGGAGGAAAATGGCTGGTTGCCAGACTTGGAAAAACTACGTCAGCTCATTCGTCCTAATACTAAGATGATTTGCATCAACAATGCCAATAATCCAACTGGTGCTGTCATGGATAGGACTTATTTGGAAGAATTGGCGGAAATTGCTGGTGAAGTTGGAGCTTACATTCTATCGGATGAAGTCTATCGTTCCTTTTCTGAGCTGGATGTGCCATCTATTATAGAAGTCTATGATAAAGGAATTGCTGTAAATAGCTTATCCAAGACCTACTCCCTGCCAGGTATTCGCATTGGTTGGGTGGCTGCCAATCTTGAAGTGACAGATATATTGAGAGATTATCGGGATTACACTATGATTTGTGCAGGTGTCTTTGACGATTTGGTGGCTCAATTAGCTTTGGCTCATTATCAAGAAATTCTAGAACGAAATCGGCGCATTTTAGAAGAAAATCTAGCAATTTTGGACCAATGGATTGAGAATGAACCCCTCGTTTCCTATATCCGTCCAGCGGTTGTTTCTACCAGCTTTGTCAAGATTGCAGTAGATATGCCTATGGAAGATTTTTGCTTGCAACTTTTGCAGGAATACGGTGTTCTCCTAGTTCCTGGTAATCGATTTGAACGTGACGGCTATGTCCGTCTAGGTTTTGCCTGTGAACAAGAAACTCTAATCAAAGGATTAGAAAAACTATCCCAATTTTTAAGAAGATTCGATAAAGAAAACTAG
- a CDS encoding DUF2974 domain-containing protein — protein sequence MPNLLTYIEETQYDNFYDKPINKLDILALTELSYLPFDNLVPYSFTENGVRLDRLAAAFEETYKNNFPPFSMVTKNRLALLGLLAKSKRFKFIKAFGFVDDYQLEQEKQFSAISYRIDRKTIVTCFRGTDDTIIGWKEDFHMTYMDEIPAQRAASGYLEKLMMQQMGHFYLAGHSKGGNLALYAACQQATDQQDRILAIYPFDSPGLHKKHLEAPSYQAIHQRIFPVIPQNSIVGMMLETPENAQIVQSNTLGILQHISFSWEVDGSDFKLAPALTSDSLQTDQALKTWTTSLTDDELRDFFDLFFGIFIKAGIERFSDITVNPLQKLQEIDRLRKEVAPEEAEMMDKLIRLLFDTRYQIWKDNISTSIPSPEISLPDWRKLFQRTTAENKEN from the coding sequence ATGCCGAATTTATTAACCTATATTGAAGAAACTCAATACGATAATTTTTATGATAAACCTATCAATAAGCTAGATATTCTGGCTCTGACCGAACTTTCCTACCTCCCTTTTGATAATCTGGTCCCCTACTCTTTTACAGAAAATGGTGTACGACTTGATCGGTTGGCAGCGGCCTTTGAAGAGACCTACAAAAATAATTTCCCTCCCTTTTCTATGGTGACCAAAAACCGCCTAGCCTTACTTGGACTTCTAGCCAAATCCAAACGCTTCAAATTTATCAAGGCATTTGGCTTCGTTGACGATTATCAGTTGGAACAGGAAAAGCAGTTTTCAGCTATCAGCTATCGCATTGACCGAAAAACAATTGTGACTTGCTTCAGAGGAACAGACGACACCATTATCGGTTGGAAGGAAGATTTCCACATGACCTATATGGATGAAATTCCTGCCCAACGTGCAGCGAGTGGCTACTTAGAAAAACTTATGATGCAGCAGATGGGCCATTTTTATCTGGCAGGTCATTCGAAAGGCGGAAATTTAGCCCTCTATGCTGCATGCCAGCAAGCTACAGACCAACAGGATAGAATCCTAGCTATCTATCCCTTTGATTCACCTGGCTTACACAAAAAACACTTGGAAGCACCTAGTTACCAAGCTATTCACCAACGGATTTTCCCTGTCATTCCCCAGAATTCAATTGTCGGTATGATGTTAGAAACACCAGAAAATGCTCAAATCGTTCAGAGTAATACCCTCGGCATTCTACAACACATCAGTTTTTCTTGGGAGGTTGACGGAAGCGACTTCAAACTAGCCCCTGCCCTGACCAGCGATAGCCTACAAACAGACCAAGCCTTAAAAACTTGGACAACTAGTTTAACAGACGATGAATTACGAGACTTCTTCGATTTGTTTTTCGGCATTTTCATCAAAGCAGGAATTGAACGTTTTAGCGACATCACGGTAAATCCCCTACAGAAATTACAGGAAATTGATCGACTGAGAAAAGAAGTAGCTCCAGAAGAAGCTGAAATGATGGACAAACTCATTCGGCTACTCTTTGACACTCGCTACCAAATTTGGAAGGACAATATTAGCACCTCCATTCCAAGCCCTGAAATCTCCCTGCCAGATTGGCGGAAATTGTTCCAAAGAACTACAGCTGAAAATAAAGAAAACTAG
- a CDS encoding MarR family winged helix-turn-helix transcriptional regulator — protein sequence MTEVRKRSKDYARMFDQQVGLYEGYARRHGLNAKCLSILMWIYYNPGGVTQNWVSKKTYSSKQVVNATVKKFLDGGLVVLEENPADKRHKKIKLTEEGQQFASRILDPLEEAENKALSQLSQEEQELMLGLIQRYSQSLMAILKGENDD from the coding sequence ATGACAGAAGTTAGGAAAAGAAGTAAGGATTATGCTCGTATGTTTGACCAGCAAGTCGGGCTCTATGAGGGCTACGCTCGCCGGCATGGGCTCAATGCAAAATGCTTATCCATTCTCATGTGGATTTATTATAATCCCGGAGGTGTGACACAAAACTGGGTCAGTAAGAAGACCTATTCAAGCAAACAAGTTGTCAATGCTACTGTAAAGAAATTTTTGGATGGAGGCCTGGTAGTTTTAGAGGAGAATCCAGCAGATAAGCGACATAAGAAAATTAAATTGACAGAGGAGGGGCAGCAATTTGCTAGTCGCATTTTGGACCCCTTAGAGGAGGCAGAAAATAAGGCGCTGTCTCAACTCAGTCAGGAGGAACAGGAGCTTATGCTAGGATTAATTCAGCGCTACAGTCAGAGTCTCATGGCTATTTTAAAAGGAGAAAATGATGATTGA
- a CDS encoding protein-ADP-ribose hydrolase yields the protein MEKLEKLIHYLAPDLDLPQTEDEQEWALRALMNLWEPKVLPAEFWTLQDAYLQEKLSQKNLTGLSDLQEVEPQIYIWQGDITSLQVDAIVNAANSQLLGCFVPHHRCIDNAIHSQAGLQLRLACYQLMKVQGHLEATGQEKITPAYNLPANYVIHTVGPIIQAEVSPQDEALLASSYQKSLEVAVANGLTSIAFCCISTGEFRFPNQLAAEIAVRTVRNFIKEHPEIKVIFNVFKDEDKENYQKLLKH from the coding sequence ATGGAAAAACTAGAAAAATTGATTCACTATCTGGCACCTGACTTGGACCTGCCTCAGACAGAGGACGAGCAAGAATGGGCCTTGCGCGCCTTGATGAATCTTTGGGAGCCCAAGGTCCTGCCAGCAGAGTTTTGGACCTTGCAAGATGCCTATTTACAGGAAAAGTTGTCTCAGAAAAATTTGACTGGTCTATCCGATTTGCAGGAGGTGGAGCCGCAGATTTATATCTGGCAGGGGGACATTACTAGCTTGCAGGTAGATGCTATTGTCAACGCAGCCAACAGTCAGCTCTTGGGTTGCTTTGTGCCGCATCATCGCTGTATTGACAATGCCATTCATTCGCAGGCGGGTCTTCAACTACGGCTGGCTTGTTATCAACTTATGAAGGTTCAAGGGCACTTGGAAGCAACGGGTCAGGAAAAGATAACGCCAGCCTACAATCTGCCAGCCAACTATGTCATTCATACGGTTGGGCCGATTATTCAGGCGGAGGTTAGTCCTCAAGATGAGGCACTGCTCGCCTCCTCTTATCAAAAAAGTTTGGAAGTGGCTGTTGCAAATGGGCTGACCAGCATAGCCTTTTGCTGCATCAGTACAGGCGAGTTTCGTTTTCCCAACCAGTTGGCTGCGGAGATTGCGGTCAGAACTGTGCGGAATTTTATCAAAGAACATCCAGAAATCAAGGTAATTTTTAATGTTTTCAAAGATGAGGATAAAGAAAACTATCAAAAATTACTAAAACATTAG
- a CDS encoding ABC transporter ATP-binding protein produces the protein MIDYQNVSLTCKVSGPILKNLTFDIQEGEFFVLIGPSGSGKTTTLKLINRLIEQTEGEVFFQGKRLKDFDLRELRLETGYVLQQIALFPNMTVAENIALIPEMKGLNKEETLTRTRELLTKVGLEPDSYLNRLPKDLSGGEKQRIGILRAIIANPKVLLMDEPFSALDPISKAQLQDLIKELHEEFKMTTVFVTHDMDEAVKLADRICLMQDGQVVQLGSPDELRNHPANDFVKEFIRARGGM, from the coding sequence ATGATTGATTATCAAAATGTATCCCTGACCTGTAAGGTTAGCGGACCAATCTTGAAAAATTTGACCTTTGATATTCAAGAAGGGGAGTTCTTTGTCTTAATTGGACCGAGTGGTAGTGGAAAGACCACTACGTTGAAATTGATTAACCGTCTAATTGAGCAGACCGAGGGAGAGGTTTTTTTTCAAGGTAAGCGACTTAAGGATTTCGATCTGCGTGAATTACGTTTGGAGACAGGTTATGTCCTTCAGCAGATAGCCCTTTTTCCAAATATGACGGTAGCTGAAAATATTGCTCTTATTCCTGAGATGAAGGGCTTGAACAAGGAAGAAACCTTGACGAGGACGAGAGAGCTCTTGACCAAGGTTGGCTTGGAACCAGACAGCTATCTGAATCGTTTGCCCAAGGACTTGTCTGGAGGAGAAAAACAGCGGATCGGGATTTTGCGGGCCATCATTGCAAATCCAAAGGTTCTGCTCATGGACGAACCTTTCTCAGCTCTAGATCCAATCAGTAAGGCTCAGTTGCAGGACTTGATTAAGGAGTTACATGAGGAATTCAAGATGACAACGGTTTTCGTTACTCATGATATGGATGAGGCGGTTAAATTGGCGGATCGCATCTGTCTCATGCAAGATGGACAAGTTGTGCAATTAGGAAGTCCTGATGAATTGAGGAATCATCCTGCCAATGATTTTGTCAAGGAATTTATCAGAGCTCGAGGAGGTATGTAA
- a CDS encoding zinc-binding dehydrogenase produces MKAVVVSKAGGPEVLEVREVAKPQVKTGWSLVKIKGFGINHSEIFTRQGLSPSVVFPRILGIELVGVVEETTEPTRLPVGQRVVSIMGELGRAFDGGYAEYTLVPNQTLYPVQTDLDWVELASVPETYYTAYGSMKNLKLEAADRILVRAGASGVGQAFVKLVRSQFPDLPIYASVRKLEKTDQLLASGFSQVILEKDGRLQTDLTFSKIFELVGPATLSDSLVHLEEDGIVCSTGQLGGKWYLEDFDPIEQLRKNVYLTTFYSGHVNQDKLQEMFDYIARYQVPVGPEKVFSLDTIQEAHRYLEGSEAFGKVIVLNREGDDDRS; encoded by the coding sequence ATGAAAGCTGTTGTAGTTTCAAAAGCAGGTGGTCCAGAGGTTTTGGAGGTACGAGAAGTAGCAAAGCCACAGGTCAAAACAGGCTGGTCCTTGGTAAAAATCAAAGGGTTTGGTATCAACCATTCGGAGATTTTTACCAGACAAGGCTTGTCACCAAGTGTTGTCTTTCCGAGAATTTTAGGGATTGAATTGGTCGGAGTGGTCGAGGAAACGACGGAACCGACTAGGTTGCCAGTTGGGCAAAGAGTTGTGTCCATCATGGGCGAGCTGGGGCGTGCTTTTGACGGTGGCTATGCAGAATATACTCTGGTACCCAATCAAACTCTCTACCCTGTTCAGACTGATTTGGACTGGGTGGAACTAGCTAGCGTCCCTGAAACCTACTACACTGCCTACGGCTCCATGAAAAATCTCAAGCTGGAAGCGGCAGATCGGATCTTGGTGCGTGCGGGGGCTAGCGGGGTTGGACAGGCCTTTGTCAAATTGGTGCGGAGCCAATTTCCAGACCTTCCTATCTACGCTTCTGTCCGCAAGTTAGAAAAGACGGATCAGCTGCTTGCCTCTGGTTTTAGCCAAGTCATCCTTGAAAAAGACGGGCGTTTGCAGACGGACCTGACCTTTAGCAAGATTTTTGAGTTGGTCGGGCCTGCTACCCTGTCGGATTCGCTGGTTCATCTAGAAGAGGACGGCATTGTCTGTTCAACGGGGCAGCTAGGTGGCAAGTGGTATCTGGAGGACTTTGATCCCATTGAGCAGTTGCGAAAGAATGTTTACTTGACTACTTTTTATTCGGGCCATGTCAATCAGGACAAGTTACAGGAGATGTTTGACTACATAGCTCGTTATCAGGTGCCAGTTGGGCCTGAGAAGGTGTTCAGTCTAGATACTATACAAGAAGCGCATCGCTATTTGGAGGGGTCAGAGGCTTTTGGTAAGGTGATTGTGCTTAATAGGGAGGGTGACGATGACAGAAGTTAG
- a CDS encoding sensor histidine kinase, translating into MNKDDFGSLVPGFLTSWLGHRLIFLIAYAIFAVAILAYSSLFDIKRNLIFYAILLLSICWILALLWDFVREFSRFRKIWRGQKVATGTASERCLQEKVEWLEVQNKKILEKQRQEQTELDDYYTLWAHQMKTPIAASQLLVKEVDSSPVRHQLESELFKIEQYTGLVLNYLRLQSFHDDLVIESVNLDELVRNLVRKYSLFFIQANTSLDLGLLDRTVKTDKRWLGLLIEQILSNALKYCQEGTISIVLDGDDLVIRDTGIGIAESDLERVFERGFSGFNGRRTQQSSGLGLYLSRKIAAELGYSLKLKSKVGRGTEVRIGIKEVELIFD; encoded by the coding sequence ATGAATAAGGATGATTTTGGCTCATTAGTACCAGGATTTTTGACATCATGGCTTGGTCATCGCTTGATTTTTCTGATAGCCTACGCCATTTTTGCTGTGGCTATTCTGGCTTATAGTAGCCTCTTTGACATCAAAAGAAACCTGATTTTCTATGCCATCCTCCTCCTCAGTATTTGTTGGATTCTCGCCCTTCTCTGGGATTTTGTCAGGGAATTTTCCCGCTTTAGAAAAATCTGGCGTGGTCAGAAAGTGGCTACTGGGACAGCCAGTGAACGTTGTTTGCAGGAAAAAGTGGAGTGGCTAGAAGTTCAGAACAAGAAAATCCTAGAAAAACAGAGACAGGAACAGACAGAATTAGACGACTACTACACCCTCTGGGCCCACCAGATGAAAACACCTATTGCAGCCAGTCAGCTCTTGGTCAAGGAAGTAGATAGTAGTCCAGTCCGGCACCAACTGGAATCTGAACTCTTCAAGATTGAGCAATACACAGGTCTGGTTTTGAACTATCTCCGTTTACAGTCCTTTCATGATGATTTGGTTATCGAATCAGTCAATTTGGATGAACTGGTCAGAAATCTAGTAAGAAAGTATTCCCTCTTTTTTATCCAGGCCAATACCAGCTTGGACTTGGGACTGCTGGATAGGACAGTAAAGACCGACAAACGCTGGCTGGGTCTCTTGATTGAGCAAATTTTATCCAATGCCCTCAAGTATTGTCAGGAGGGGACCATTTCGATTGTTTTGGATGGGGATGATTTAGTCATTCGCGATACGGGAATTGGGATTGCAGAGAGTGACTTGGAACGGGTCTTTGAGCGTGGTTTCTCAGGTTTCAATGGCCGCAGAACCCAGCAATCTTCGGGTCTGGGGCTCTATCTCTCACGGAAAATTGCTGCGGAGCTGGGCTATTCCCTAAAGCTAAAATCAAAAGTGGGGCGGGGAACAGAGGTGCGAATCGGTATCAAAGAAGTGGAGTTGATTTTTGATTAA
- a CDS encoding nuclear transport factor 2 family protein yields the protein MSHQLDNAKNLYLRGIRDGEIKEVHENYMGASYTQHSTGVPDEKEGFAAFFEDFFKRNPKREITIVRAIEDGNFVFVHVHQKLNDGEAEWVTADIFRSDENGRIVEHWDVIDAYPKNIGETDPIYADFELTDLDKTEDNKKIVRRFLVDVLQNGEIDKFEDYVSADLIQHNQDIAQGGAAYKGYLVENQVNYDFVFKVMGQGDYVVAYSKVWIAGQDYAHFDIYRLKDGKIVEHWDNKEVMPDKKDLTNLGKF from the coding sequence ATGTCACATCAACTAGATAACGCTAAAAATCTTTACCTTCGTGGCATTCGGGACGGGGAAATCAAGGAAGTTCATGAAAACTATATGGGTGCCAGTTACACCCAGCACAGTACGGGTGTGCCTGATGAGAAAGAGGGCTTTGCGGCTTTCTTTGAGGACTTTTTCAAACGCAATCCCAAGCGGGAAATCACCATTGTGCGTGCCATTGAAGACGGGAATTTTGTCTTTGTCCATGTCCACCAGAAACTCAATGACGGTGAGGCTGAGTGGGTGACGGCGGACATCTTTCGTTCGGATGAAAATGGTCGTATTGTCGAGCATTGGGATGTTATTGATGCCTATCCAAAAAACATTGGTGAAACAGACCCGATTTACGCAGACTTTGAGCTGACAGACCTAGATAAGACTGAGGACAACAAGAAAATCGTCCGTCGTTTCTTGGTAGATGTCCTTCAAAATGGAGAAATCGACAAGTTCGAGGACTATGTGTCAGCTGATCTGATTCAGCATAACCAAGACATAGCCCAAGGCGGTGCGGCCTACAAGGGCTATCTGGTAGAGAATCAAGTCAACTACGACTTTGTCTTTAAGGTGATGGGACAGGGTGACTACGTCGTGGCTTATTCGAAAGTCTGGATTGCAGGTCAGGACTACGCCCACTTTGACATCTACCGCCTCAAAGACGGAAAGATTGTCGAGCACTGGGACAACAAGGAAGTCATGCCAGATAAAAAAGACTTGACCAATTTAGGGAAGTTTTAA
- a CDS encoding ABC transporter permease/substrate-binding protein, with the protein MNLFETFIERKDEWGIALFEHLRISLLALIIAIAIAVPLGLILSSKKRLTEWSLQITGIFQTIPSLALLGLFIPFMGIGTLPAVVALVIYAIFPILQGTLTGLGEIDPSLEEAATAFGMNKWEKLKKFKLALAMPILMSGIRTASIMIIGTATLAALVGAGGLGSFILLGIDRNDSALILIGAVSSAVLAVLFGYGIRLLQDKKPKTILLALLVTLFTVGASYVPMLNFSTKQLVIAGKLGAEPEILINMYKLLIEDQTDIKVEIKPNFGKTSFLYEALKSGSIDIYPEYTGTITSTLLKNSPTDLSTNPEEVYTYAKEAILEQDGLMYLAPMAFQNTFALAVTEDYAQKNGIEKISDLAKVQQTAVAGFSLEFNDREDGNIGLKNLYNLQLNVKTMEPALRYEAIKSGNVQIIEAYSTDSKVVTYKLKVLEDDKQLFPPYQAAPLLSKETLEKYPELEQVLGVLAGKISTEEMMRMNYAVDVEGKSAEQVAREYLEQEGLLK; encoded by the coding sequence ATGAACCTATTTGAAACCTTTATAGAACGAAAGGATGAGTGGGGAATCGCTCTTTTTGAACACCTTCGCATCTCCCTTCTAGCTTTGATTATTGCGATTGCAATTGCAGTACCTTTGGGACTGATTCTATCTAGTAAAAAACGCTTGACTGAGTGGAGTCTGCAAATAACAGGTATCTTCCAAACTATTCCATCCCTTGCTTTGCTTGGTCTTTTCATTCCTTTTATGGGAATTGGAACCTTGCCAGCAGTAGTAGCACTCGTTATTTATGCTATCTTTCCTATCTTGCAGGGGACATTGACAGGCCTTGGAGAAATCGACCCTTCTCTGGAAGAAGCAGCAACCGCTTTTGGCATGAATAAATGGGAGAAGTTGAAAAAATTTAAGTTAGCTCTTGCCATGCCTATTTTGATGTCAGGGATTCGGACAGCTTCCATTATGATTATCGGAACGGCGACTCTGGCGGCCTTGGTGGGGGCTGGGGGCCTGGGCTCCTTTATTCTACTTGGAATTGACCGCAATGATTCAGCCTTGATTTTGATTGGTGCGGTATCGTCGGCTGTCCTTGCAGTACTTTTCGGTTACGGCATTCGTCTGTTGCAGGACAAGAAACCCAAGACAATTTTGTTGGCTCTATTGGTGACTTTATTTACTGTTGGAGCTAGTTATGTTCCCATGCTTAATTTTTCCACAAAGCAGTTGGTCATTGCAGGGAAGCTTGGTGCAGAACCTGAAATTCTCATCAATATGTATAAGTTGCTGATTGAGGACCAGACAGACATCAAGGTGGAGATAAAACCTAATTTCGGAAAGACTAGCTTCCTGTATGAAGCACTCAAATCAGGATCGATTGATATTTATCCTGAGTACACAGGGACCATTACAAGTACTCTTTTGAAAAATTCACCAACGGATTTATCAACGAATCCTGAGGAGGTTTATACTTACGCTAAAGAAGCGATTCTGGAGCAGGATGGTCTAATGTATCTAGCACCAATGGCCTTCCAAAATACCTTTGCCTTGGCAGTGACAGAAGACTATGCTCAGAAAAATGGCATTGAAAAGATTTCGGATTTGGCAAAAGTGCAACAGACAGCTGTCGCAGGCTTCTCTTTAGAGTTTAATGATCGCGAAGATGGTAATATCGGTCTAAAAAATCTATACAATCTCCAACTCAATGTCAAGACCATGGAGCCAGCCCTTCGTTATGAAGCTATTAAGAGTGGTAATGTGCAGATTATCGAAGCATATTCTACAGACAGCAAGGTAGTCACTTACAAATTGAAAGTCCTAGAAGACGACAAACAGCTCTTCCCCCCCTACCAGGCCGCTCCGCTATTGTCCAAAGAAACCCTAGAGAAATACCCTGAGTTGGAGCAAGTCCTAGGAGTCTTGGCAGGCAAAATCTCGACCGAGGAGATGATGCGGATGAACTATGCGGTTGATGTGGAAGGCAAGTCGGCAGAGCAAGTGGCGAGGGAATATTTGGAACAAGAAGGATTGTTAAAATAG
- a CDS encoding response regulator transcription factor: MQKILLIEDDKTISQLVAKNLINWGYQVQEVKDFQMVLEQMEEFQPHLILLDIGLPFFNGYYWCQEIRKTSRVPIMFLSSHDQPMDIVMAINMGADDYVTKPFEMTVLLAKIQGLLRRTYDFVGEQSLLWFEEISLDLKTMQVSYGQVVEELTRNEFQILRVLFEHGKEVVSREELMRELWNSDIFVDDNTLSVNIARLRKKLAELGLPDVIATKKGVGYGLVWTHE, encoded by the coding sequence ATGCAGAAAATTCTTCTTATCGAGGACGATAAAACGATTAGCCAACTAGTTGCTAAAAACTTGATAAACTGGGGTTACCAGGTGCAAGAAGTCAAGGATTTTCAGATGGTTTTGGAACAGATGGAAGAGTTTCAGCCCCATTTGATTTTACTGGATATTGGCCTGCCTTTTTTCAATGGCTATTACTGGTGTCAGGAAATTCGCAAGACATCCCGTGTGCCCATTATGTTTCTATCTTCCCATGACCAGCCAATGGATATTGTTATGGCGATCAATATGGGGGCGGATGACTATGTGACCAAGCCCTTTGAAATGACGGTTCTCCTGGCCAAAATACAGGGGCTTCTCAGAAGAACCTATGACTTTGTTGGTGAACAAAGTTTACTCTGGTTTGAGGAGATTTCTCTAGACTTAAAGACCATGCAGGTGTCCTATGGACAGGTTGTGGAAGAGCTGACGCGAAATGAATTTCAGATTTTACGGGTGCTTTTTGAACATGGCAAGGAAGTGGTCAGCCGTGAGGAGCTGATGAGAGAACTCTGGAACAGTGATATTTTTGTGGATGACAATACCCTGTCGGTTAACATCGCTCGCCTGCGTAAGAAATTGGCAGAACTGGGTCTGCCAGATGTGATTGCGACCAAGAAAGGAGTAGGCTACGGCCTGGTGTGGACACATGAATAA
- a CDS encoding SIR2 family NAD-dependent protein deacylase → MTEDRKITQAKKLIAEADAIVIGAGAGLSSAAGLTYSGQRFEEHFAPFIKEYGLTDMYSAGFYPFATKEKKWGYWSQHLYLNRYQTGSLPLYQDLYELVADKNYFVITTNVDSQFEKAGFEREKIFEVQGNYGEFQCSVPCHDGVYTNQAALETLLANRQGLEVRSEDIPKCPKCGADMMNRLRIDHRFVEDANWHRQEKAYLDFLQGNADKNIVFLELGVGYNTPTIIKFPFERLNQILPNASLIRVNLEDPEREGILTFHQDMQEVIRAWKN, encoded by the coding sequence ATGACAGAAGATAGAAAAATAACTCAAGCTAAAAAATTAATCGCAGAAGCAGATGCAATCGTGATTGGTGCAGGTGCGGGTTTGTCCAGTGCGGCAGGTTTGACCTATTCAGGTCAACGTTTTGAGGAACATTTTGCACCTTTTATCAAGGAATATGGGCTGACAGATATGTATTCTGCTGGCTTTTATCCCTTTGCGACCAAGGAGAAAAAGTGGGGCTACTGGAGCCAGCACCTCTATCTCAATCGTTACCAGACAGGCAGTTTGCCACTCTATCAGGATTTGTATGAGCTGGTGGCGGACAAGAATTACTTTGTCATCACGACCAATGTGGATAGTCAGTTTGAAAAAGCGGGTTTTGAAAGAGAGAAAATCTTTGAAGTCCAGGGAAATTACGGTGAGTTTCAATGTTCAGTTCCCTGTCATGACGGTGTTTATACCAATCAAGCGGCCTTGGAAACTCTGCTTGCCAATCGTCAGGGCTTGGAGGTCAGAAGTGAAGATATTCCAAAGTGTCCCAAGTGTGGGGCGGATATGATGAACCGCTTAAGAATTGACCACCGTTTTGTTGAAGATGCTAATTGGCATAGGCAAGAAAAGGCTTATCTGGATTTTTTGCAGGGCAATGCTGACAAGAACATTGTCTTTTTGGAGCTGGGCGTGGGCTACAATACGCCGACCATTATCAAGTTTCCCTTTGAACGCTTGAATCAGATTTTGCCAAATGCCAGTCTGATTCGGGTCAATCTAGAAGACCCAGAGCGTGAAGGGATTCTGACCTTTCACCAAGATATGCAGGAGGTGATAAGAGCATGGAAAAACTAG